A genomic window from Eleginops maclovinus isolate JMC-PN-2008 ecotype Puerto Natales chromosome 9, JC_Emac_rtc_rv5, whole genome shotgun sequence includes:
- the mibp gene encoding muscle-specific beta 1 integrin binding protein isoform X1 has protein sequence MKYIIGIGGVTNGGKTTLTNRLIKTLPNCCVVHQDDFFRKPDQIEVGDDGFRQWDVITAMDMEAMTNTVKGWIENPVKFARSHGVPLSSAPEETNPDETTHILIVEGFLLYNYPPLLDVFDKTFYITIPYEECKRRRSTRQYTVPDPPGLFDGHVWPMYLKHRREMESCGLDIECLDGLRSKDEIYTQVYESIQNNLLNRL, from the exons atgaaatacattataGGAATTGGCGG ggTCACTAATGGTGGGAAAACCACCCTGACCAATCGGTTGATCAAGACGTTGCCCAACTGCTGTGTTGTGCACCAAGACGACTTTTTCAGG AAACCAGATCAGATAGAAGTCGGGGACGACGGCTTTAGACAATGGGATG TGATCACAGCCATGGATATGGAGGCCATGACCAACACGGTGAAAGGCTGGATTGAGAACCCCGTGAAGTTCGCTCGTTCTCACGGCGTCCCGCTGTCCTCTGCGCCTGAAGAGACCAACCCGGACGAGACGACACACATCCTGATCGTGGAGGGCTTCCTGCTCTACAACTACCC CCCCCTGCTGGATGTCTTCGACAAGACCTTCTACATCACGATTCCCTACGAGGAGtgcaagagaaggagaag TACGAGACAGTACACCGTCCCCGACCCCCCCGGCCTGTTTGACGGTCACGTGTGGCCGATGTACCTGAAGCacaggagagagatggagagctGCGGCCTGGATATTG AGTGCCTGGATGGTTTGAGGTCTAAAGATGAGATCTACACCCAGGTGTACGAGAGCATTCAGAACAACCTGCTCAATCGTTTATAG
- the mibp gene encoding muscle-specific beta 1 integrin binding protein isoform X2 produces the protein MDMEAMTNTVKGWIENPVKFARSHGVPLSSAPEETNPDETTHILIVEGFLLYNYPPLLDVFDKTFYITIPYEECKRRRSTRQYTVPDPPGLFDGHVWPMYLKHRREMESCGLDIECLDGLRSKDEIYTQVYESIQNNLLNRL, from the exons ATGGATATGGAGGCCATGACCAACACGGTGAAAGGCTGGATTGAGAACCCCGTGAAGTTCGCTCGTTCTCACGGCGTCCCGCTGTCCTCTGCGCCTGAAGAGACCAACCCGGACGAGACGACACACATCCTGATCGTGGAGGGCTTCCTGCTCTACAACTACCC CCCCCTGCTGGATGTCTTCGACAAGACCTTCTACATCACGATTCCCTACGAGGAGtgcaagagaaggagaag TACGAGACAGTACACCGTCCCCGACCCCCCCGGCCTGTTTGACGGTCACGTGTGGCCGATGTACCTGAAGCacaggagagagatggagagctGCGGCCTGGATATTG AGTGCCTGGATGGTTTGAGGTCTAAAGATGAGATCTACACCCAGGTGTACGAGAGCATTCAGAACAACCTGCTCAATCGTTTATAG